The Paenibacillus sophorae genome has a segment encoding these proteins:
- the tnpA gene encoding IS200/IS605 family transposase yields MKLDSNNHSVFSLNYHLILCIKYRKKVLTDEISEYARDIFERIGENYHISLREWNHDTDHINVLFKAHPKTELSKFINAYKSASSRLIKKDFPEVKTKLWKEYFWSQSFCLTTVGGAPLDVLKAYIEHQGKEAKTR; encoded by the coding sequence ATGAAATTAGACTCTAATAATCACTCGGTATTCTCCCTGAACTACCATCTTATCCTTTGCATTAAATACCGCAAAAAAGTACTCACCGACGAGATCTCCGAGTATGCGAGGGACATTTTTGAACGCATTGGAGAAAACTATCATATTTCGCTGCGTGAATGGAACCACGATACCGATCACATCAACGTACTGTTCAAGGCGCATCCAAAAACCGAACTATCCAAATTTATCAATGCCTATAAGAGTGCTAGCTCTCGCCTCATCAAGAAAGACTTTCCCGAAGTTAAAACGAAGCTGTGGAAAGAATATTTTTGGTCTCAAAGCTTCTGCCTAACTACTGTGGGCGGTGCACCTTTGGACGTACTGAAGGCGTACATCGAACATCAAGGGAAGGAAGCGAAGACCAGGTGA
- a CDS encoding MFS transporter: MISETRKIPNSRWKRILPPLLIVCIISFMDRVNVSFAISGGMDKELGMTAGMAGFAAGIFFFGYLFLQIPGGQIAAKSSGKKFIAWVIPFWAVVSILSGLATSTTELLVLRFCLGVAEGGMLPVVLTMCSNWFPNEERGRANAIVLMFAPIAAIITGPISGFIISIYGWREMFIIEGIVSLIVLIPWLLMVSDRPQQAKWISKEEQAYIVGKLEEEQLAIEQENQVKHASIKDLLPNKSMWKLIALNFCYQSGDYGFSMWLPTMLKKLTNSGMGMVGLLSSLPWIACIAGMLLFSGLSDRTGRRREFVMIPLLGFALCLLLSVTIHGNIWFSYIFLIGAGFFVKAAGVVFWAIPPRLFSKEVAGGARGAINALGNLGGFFGPYIVGFLIQIFNYNVGVYSLVGLLVVSALITATLPRSVQTRTSKKAA; the protein is encoded by the coding sequence ATGATCAGCGAAACTCGAAAAATACCTAACAGCCGTTGGAAACGGATTTTGCCTCCGCTGTTGATTGTGTGCATTATTTCGTTTATGGACCGTGTGAACGTGAGCTTTGCCATATCCGGCGGGATGGACAAAGAACTCGGTATGACTGCCGGCATGGCCGGGTTCGCGGCGGGAATATTCTTTTTCGGATATTTGTTTCTGCAAATCCCCGGAGGGCAAATCGCCGCTAAGAGCAGCGGCAAAAAGTTCATTGCCTGGGTGATTCCCTTCTGGGCCGTTGTTTCCATATTAAGTGGCTTGGCAACGAGCACGACTGAGCTGCTGGTGCTTCGGTTCTGTCTCGGTGTTGCGGAGGGCGGCATGCTGCCGGTTGTCCTGACGATGTGCAGCAACTGGTTCCCCAATGAGGAAAGAGGCCGGGCGAACGCCATCGTGCTGATGTTTGCGCCCATCGCCGCCATCATCACCGGCCCCATTTCGGGATTCATCATTTCCATTTACGGATGGCGCGAAATGTTCATTATTGAAGGGATTGTTTCGCTGATTGTCCTTATCCCCTGGCTATTAATGGTCAGTGATCGTCCGCAGCAGGCCAAATGGATCAGCAAGGAAGAGCAAGCGTACATTGTCGGCAAGCTGGAAGAGGAGCAGCTGGCGATTGAGCAGGAAAATCAGGTGAAGCATGCATCGATTAAGGATCTGCTGCCCAACAAGTCCATGTGGAAGCTTATTGCCCTGAACTTCTGCTACCAGTCGGGCGATTACGGATTCTCCATGTGGCTGCCGACCATGCTGAAGAAATTGACCAACAGCGGAATGGGCATGGTGGGCCTGCTGTCCAGCTTGCCATGGATTGCTTGTATTGCGGGCATGCTGCTGTTTTCGGGCCTGTCCGACCGGACCGGACGAAGAAGGGAATTCGTCATGATTCCGCTGCTGGGATTCGCGCTGTGCCTGCTGCTGTCTGTAACGATTCACGGGAATATCTGGTTCTCGTATATCTTTCTCATCGGAGCCGGATTCTTCGTCAAAGCCGCAGGGGTGGTGTTCTGGGCGATTCCTCCGCGTTTGTTCAGCAAGGAAGTTGCTGGCGGAGCCCGGGGAGCCATCAACGCCCTCGGGAACCTGGGCGGATTCTTTGGACCCTATATTGTCGGATTTCTGATTCAAATCTTCAATTATAATGTTGGAGTATACAGCCTTGTAGGCCTGCTGGTCGTATCTGCGCTTATTACCGCCACGCTGCCCCGGTCGGTTCAAACGAGAACGAGTAAGAAAGCGGCCTAA
- a CDS encoding 2-hydroxyacid dehydrogenase produces MSKSRVYVTYPLGDNILALLREQCEVVMNPEERSLSPEELIENARGFDAVLTVSAGVNEEVCRALASDCKIFANYGVGYNNIDVEAATRHGIYVSNTPDVLTDATADFAFALLLSAARRVVECDLYVRAGKKNWGPMNLIGAQVSGKTIGILGGGRIGKAVAKRAQGFNMRILYNDQRPNPDFEAETGGIFVDKNTLLSESDFVSVHVPLLPSTRHLIGADELGIMKPSAILINDSRGPIIDEQALVTALRDGIIAGAGLDVFESEPELASGLAELPNVVLAPHVGSSTTEARVAMGELCARNIFAVLGGGTPITCVNPEVGVKA; encoded by the coding sequence ATGTCAAAATCCCGTGTCTATGTTACATATCCGTTGGGTGACAATATTTTGGCTCTGCTGCGCGAACAATGTGAAGTGGTGATGAATCCGGAGGAGCGGAGCTTGAGCCCGGAAGAGCTGATTGAAAATGCCCGGGGCTTCGACGCCGTTCTGACAGTGTCCGCCGGGGTTAATGAGGAGGTGTGCCGGGCGCTTGCTTCCGATTGCAAAATCTTCGCCAACTACGGTGTCGGCTACAACAATATTGATGTCGAGGCCGCAACAAGACACGGCATTTATGTCAGCAATACGCCGGACGTTCTGACGGACGCCACCGCGGACTTTGCCTTTGCCCTGCTGCTGTCCGCCGCCCGGCGGGTTGTGGAATGCGACTTGTACGTGCGGGCCGGCAAGAAGAACTGGGGACCAATGAATTTGATCGGCGCCCAGGTCAGCGGCAAAACCATCGGTATATTGGGCGGAGGCCGGATCGGCAAGGCCGTGGCGAAGCGCGCCCAGGGCTTCAATATGCGGATACTATACAACGATCAACGGCCGAATCCCGATTTTGAGGCGGAGACGGGCGGTATTTTCGTAGATAAGAACACGCTGCTGAGTGAATCGGATTTTGTATCCGTTCATGTGCCTCTGCTGCCTTCCACCCGACATCTGATCGGAGCGGATGAGCTGGGCATAATGAAGCCGAGCGCTATCCTGATCAACGATTCGCGGGGGCCCATTATCGACGAACAGGCGCTGGTAACCGCGCTTCGAGACGGCATTATTGCCGGAGCTGGCCTAGACGTGTTCGAGTCCGAACCGGAGCTTGCGTCGGGACTGGCTGAGCTTCCGAATGTGGTGCTGGCTCCCCATGTGGGCAGCTCCACCACCGAAGCCAGAGTAGCCATGGGCGAGCTGTGCGCCCGGAACATCTTCGCGGTGCTAGGCGGAGGAACGCCGATAACCTGCGTAAATCCGGAAGTTGGCGTGAAGGCCTAA
- a CDS encoding ABC transporter permease subunit, translated as MDTLTRFELRKIMRRKSFYAGIAILVVVVILMISTLVTAADITGKDGKELKGLAAIPLRKEYDRQLAGPLTVERVADAVERHQKVMRDPKNLNEKGEITNEAYIKYEVKDEQMDRLIRFTFSHVHDYDHYIIDRMTPSAAKAFYQKRMENVNEYLNTENSDGYYSPEDKAFLLKMNERIPVPFQMDYITGWENVFENLQFVFLFTAFVIAICLAPVFAGEYQSGADSIILSSRYGRNKIIAAKLIASFLVSLGLVVFALMTYTLVMLGIYGFTGGSASVQMIKLLAPVPYTVFQTYLWAVFIGGLACLLVGAVTLWLSSRIRSPFPVIIAIVMFLFGPLFFSASKSNRLFNHLMDLLPGNMFDSFEKVTGYEVFHIFGQLIPEYKVMVGFAIIVIALLVPLTYRAFNKHQVI; from the coding sequence ATGGATACGTTGACTCGGTTCGAGCTGCGCAAGATCATGCGCCGGAAATCATTTTATGCAGGGATTGCGATTTTGGTAGTAGTGGTCATATTGATGATAAGTACTTTGGTCACGGCTGCAGATATAACGGGCAAGGACGGTAAGGAATTGAAAGGACTGGCGGCTATCCCTCTACGTAAGGAATACGACCGTCAGCTTGCCGGTCCTCTAACCGTGGAGAGAGTAGCAGATGCGGTTGAACGGCACCAAAAAGTGATGCGTGATCCGAAAAATCTGAATGAAAAAGGAGAGATTACGAATGAGGCCTATATAAAATATGAAGTAAAGGATGAACAGATGGATAGATTGATTCGTTTTACTTTTTCTCATGTGCATGATTACGATCATTATATTATCGACAGAATGACGCCAAGCGCCGCAAAAGCGTTTTACCAGAAACGGATGGAGAACGTTAACGAATATTTGAATACTGAAAATTCCGATGGGTACTATTCGCCGGAAGATAAGGCTTTCCTTTTAAAGATGAATGAGCGCATCCCTGTTCCTTTTCAAATGGACTATATTACCGGTTGGGAAAATGTGTTTGAGAATCTGCAGTTTGTCTTTTTATTCACTGCATTCGTCATCGCCATCTGTCTCGCTCCCGTGTTTGCCGGTGAATACCAGAGCGGGGCTGACTCCATCATTCTATCCTCACGCTACGGCCGCAATAAGATCATCGCAGCTAAATTGATAGCCAGCTTCCTGGTGTCTTTGGGGCTGGTTGTCTTCGCGCTGATGACCTATACGCTCGTAATGCTGGGGATATATGGATTCACCGGCGGGAGTGCCAGTGTGCAGATGATTAAACTTTTGGCGCCTGTTCCCTACACGGTTTTCCAAACGTACTTGTGGGCGGTTTTCATTGGTGGTCTGGCCTGTCTGCTTGTGGGAGCGGTGACGCTGTGGCTGTCCAGCCGTATAAGGAGTCCCTTTCCCGTTATCATTGCAATCGTCATGTTCCTTTTCGGTCCGCTGTTTTTTTCGGCCAGCAAAAGTAACCGCCTGTTTAATCACTTGATGGATTTGCTGCCGGGCAATATGTTCGACAGTTTTGAAAAGGTAACCGGTTACGAAGTGTTCCATATTTTTGGTCAGTTGATTCCGGAGTACAAGGTCATGGTAGGGTTTGCAATAATCGTTATAGCACTGCTGGTGCCTCTTACTTATCGAGCATTTAATAAGCACCAGGTTATTTGA
- a CDS encoding sensor histidine kinase, with translation MKNNRIGLKLGLVISGLFLVVLLFLGVAVDRMFTSFYYANMRTETEELASHFSVMAESSEGDTMGMMGTFAEFSGVGIYNVRRDGNVMMHSGVQDPGCLSFIRASDVDAIYSGQKVSYLYKDPAGGRYFVSGEPVVKEGKVVSALYIMASTERMDRSLAGVRKLLILSGIGAFLLALGSTWIIAQFLSRPLLQMQKATRKIAAGELETRVDIGSKDEMGALAGAINDLAVDLQRYRDSRQEFFANISHELRTPITYLEGYANVVKERLYETDEEKDRYLDIIYMEARRIQHLVDDLFELAKMEEGKISLEPEWVDLAELTEQAVEKTKLKAGNKSLELQFTVQGTPEPMYTDGARMEQIVLNLLENAIRYTERGTVNVRLSFQPGAVKLAVQDTGIGIPADELPFIFERFYRVEKSRSRSHGGTGLGLSIVHKLTGLLGGKITVASRLGEGTCFELHFELEPEPREEHL, from the coding sequence ATGAAGAACAATAGGATCGGCTTGAAGCTAGGCCTTGTCATTTCCGGTCTGTTTCTAGTCGTGCTGCTGTTTCTGGGCGTCGCTGTCGACCGGATGTTCACCAGCTTTTATTATGCCAATATGCGGACGGAAACGGAGGAGCTGGCCTCTCATTTTAGCGTCATGGCCGAGTCTTCGGAAGGCGATACCATGGGTATGATGGGGACGTTCGCCGAATTTTCGGGCGTCGGCATTTATAATGTGCGCCGGGACGGAAACGTCATGATGCACTCGGGGGTTCAAGACCCCGGGTGCCTGTCATTTATCCGGGCTTCGGACGTTGACGCAATTTATTCGGGACAAAAGGTAAGTTATCTCTATAAAGACCCAGCGGGCGGGCGTTATTTCGTTTCGGGCGAACCGGTAGTAAAGGAAGGAAAGGTCGTCTCCGCTCTGTATATTATGGCCTCCACCGAAAGAATGGACCGGTCGTTGGCTGGAGTGCGAAAATTGCTGATTCTCTCCGGCATTGGAGCGTTTTTGCTCGCTTTGGGCAGCACCTGGATTATTGCCCAATTTCTGTCAAGGCCGCTGCTGCAGATGCAGAAGGCTACCCGGAAGATTGCCGCCGGAGAGCTGGAGACGAGAGTGGATATCGGGAGCAAGGATGAAATGGGCGCGCTTGCCGGGGCGATTAACGATTTGGCGGTCGATCTTCAGCGTTACCGGGATTCGCGGCAGGAGTTTTTTGCCAATATCTCACATGAGCTTCGGACGCCGATTACCTACCTTGAGGGGTATGCGAACGTTGTAAAAGAGCGGCTGTACGAGACGGATGAGGAAAAGGACCGGTATCTTGACATTATCTATATGGAAGCCCGGCGGATTCAGCATCTTGTGGACGATCTGTTCGAGCTGGCCAAGATGGAGGAAGGCAAGATTAGCCTTGAGCCGGAATGGGTTGACTTGGCGGAACTTACGGAGCAGGCGGTCGAAAAGACGAAGCTTAAGGCCGGGAACAAAAGCCTGGAGCTCCAATTTACCGTTCAAGGAACGCCGGAACCGATGTATACGGACGGTGCCCGGATGGAGCAAATTGTGCTGAATCTGCTGGAAAATGCAATTCGGTACACCGAGCGGGGAACGGTGAACGTCCGTTTGTCGTTCCAGCCGGGTGCGGTGAAGCTTGCCGTACAGGATACGGGAATCGGAATCCCAGCCGACGAACTCCCTTTTATATTCGAACGATTTTACCGGGTGGAAAAATCCCGATCCCGAAGCCATGGCGGCACCGGCCTGGGGCTGTCCATCGTTCACAAGCTGACGGGACTGCTCGGAGGAAAAATAACGGTTGCCAGCAGGCTAGGGGAAGGAACCTGTTTCGAGCTTCATTTTGAGCTGGAGCCGGAGCCGCGGGAGGAACATTTATGA
- a CDS encoding YhcH/YjgK/YiaL family protein, whose amino-acid sequence MYFGSIETLEQTKRQYPPAIVRALQYLKDNREQFLSMDAGVYPIEGQQIYAQVVNLETRKKEDTRPEVHRKYIDVQFSVEGNERIGFAADTGNNVVDEDLAAEKDIIFYKQAENEMELLMQPGQFAVFFPEDVHRPGCENGGGAALRKVIVKVSTAAL is encoded by the coding sequence ATGTATTTCGGTAGTATTGAAACATTGGAACAAACGAAGCGGCAGTATCCGCCGGCTATTGTGAGAGCCCTTCAGTATTTGAAGGACAACCGGGAGCAATTTCTGTCCATGGATGCCGGAGTTTACCCGATTGAAGGACAGCAAATTTACGCCCAGGTCGTCAACCTGGAGACTAGAAAGAAGGAGGATACCCGGCCGGAGGTGCACCGGAAATACATCGATGTGCAATTTTCCGTGGAAGGCAATGAGCGGATCGGGTTTGCGGCGGACACGGGAAATAATGTTGTCGATGAGGATTTGGCGGCGGAGAAGGACATTATTTTTTATAAGCAGGCGGAGAATGAAATGGAGCTTCTGATGCAGCCCGGGCAGTTCGCCGTCTTTTTCCCCGAGGATGTTCATCGTCCGGGCTGTGAGAACGGAGGCGGCGCGGCTTTGCGAAAGGTGATCGTAAAGGTAAGCACAGCTGCCTTGTAA
- a CDS encoding response regulator transcription factor translates to MAQLRALVVDDEWNMRNLLRIYLLKEGFRVSEASTGREALSIMDKEPFDIVLLDVMMPDMDGWQVCQAVRKKNSVPILMLTARSETKDKIRGLEIGADDYLTKPFEPEELVARMHSLIRRASLAQSAVPREHVLRFQGLVIRPDAREVSVMDSGVELTPKEFDLLAVLSGNLQRAFSRDELVERLWGMDFEGETRVVDTHIKNIREKLQKAGLGYNPVQTVWGVGYKFQVPGEIQ, encoded by the coding sequence ATGGCGCAGCTCCGTGCGCTTGTTGTGGATGATGAATGGAATATGCGCAATCTACTGCGTATTTATTTGTTGAAGGAAGGCTTTCGGGTAAGCGAAGCATCGACGGGACGGGAAGCGCTGTCCATAATGGATAAAGAACCGTTCGATATCGTGCTGCTCGATGTAATGATGCCCGACATGGATGGCTGGCAGGTATGCCAGGCTGTCAGGAAAAAGAACAGCGTGCCGATTCTCATGCTGACCGCCCGTTCCGAGACAAAGGACAAGATCCGGGGCCTTGAGATCGGGGCGGACGATTATCTGACCAAGCCGTTTGAACCAGAGGAACTGGTGGCCCGGATGCATTCGCTGATCCGCAGGGCGTCCCTGGCTCAGTCAGCGGTTCCGAGGGAGCATGTGCTGAGGTTTCAGGGGCTGGTCATCCGTCCGGATGCCCGCGAGGTGTCCGTTATGGATAGCGGGGTTGAGCTGACGCCGAAGGAATTCGATCTGCTGGCCGTTCTGTCCGGGAACCTGCAGCGCGCCTTCAGCCGGGATGAGCTGGTGGAACGATTATGGGGAATGGACTTCGAGGGCGAAACCCGGGTAGTGGACACCCATATCAAAAATATTCGCGAAAAGCTGCAAAAAGCCGGCCTTGGCTACAATCCGGTTCAGACCGTCTGGGGAGTAGGCTATAAATTCCAAGTGCCAGGTGAAATCCAATGA
- a CDS encoding YhcH/YjgK/YiaL family protein: protein MIFSNIETGEAIEKKYTEPVVRAIRYLKEHQHEFQHMETGIYPIEGDDFFVQVFDVTTRQKEEARPEVHRKYVELHYSVEGKERIGFAVDLGKNKVTETLLETKDAIFYAQIDREAELVLEPGDYAIFFPEDVHRPIWEHGGKTSIRRVVIKINEAIM from the coding sequence ATGATCTTTTCCAACATTGAAACTGGAGAAGCCATCGAGAAAAAGTATACGGAGCCTGTGGTCCGGGCCATCCGGTACTTGAAGGAGCATCAGCATGAGTTTCAGCATATGGAGACAGGCATCTATCCGATTGAAGGTGACGATTTCTTTGTCCAGGTCTTCGATGTCACAACCAGGCAGAAGGAGGAGGCCAGACCGGAAGTGCACCGCAAATATGTTGAACTGCACTACTCGGTGGAGGGGAAGGAACGAATCGGCTTTGCGGTGGATTTGGGCAAGAACAAGGTGACGGAGACGCTGCTGGAGACCAAAGATGCGATCTTTTACGCCCAGATCGACAGGGAAGCGGAGCTTGTGCTGGAACCGGGTGATTACGCGATTTTTTTCCCCGAGGATGTTCACCGGCCGATCTGGGAGCATGGCGGCAAGACATCGATCCGCAGGGTAGTTATTAAGATCAACGAAGCCATTATGTAG
- a CDS encoding GntR family transcriptional regulator — MIDPKLNIGLGEQLTDILRMKIVGGQLENGLKLTETAIASEYGLSRAPVREAFRNLEYEGLLDITKQGAVVKVLTEKEVNEFYNVRYMLESFALSHIPPEARDSIIRFLETSVDRMELALGHKDADEFAAQDIAFHTKAFEVIDHKFIKLFWANIDKLCRAILIVGTRRQFDKGEFEYKRQVVDKHRQIVAALKEGSNEEILAALRNHFHYNSWIDKKEF, encoded by the coding sequence ATGATAGATCCGAAGCTTAACATAGGGTTGGGAGAACAGCTGACCGATATTTTGCGGATGAAGATCGTTGGCGGCCAATTGGAGAATGGGCTGAAGCTGACGGAAACCGCGATAGCAAGCGAATATGGATTAAGCCGCGCTCCGGTGCGGGAAGCGTTCCGCAATCTGGAATACGAAGGTCTGCTGGATATTACCAAGCAGGGGGCTGTCGTAAAGGTCCTTACCGAAAAAGAGGTCAACGAGTTCTATAACGTCCGCTACATGCTGGAATCGTTTGCGCTCAGCCACATTCCGCCCGAAGCACGGGATTCCATTATCCGCTTCCTGGAGACATCCGTTGACAGAATGGAGTTGGCGCTGGGCCACAAGGATGCCGACGAGTTCGCGGCGCAGGATATCGCGTTTCACACCAAGGCGTTCGAGGTGATTGACCACAAGTTCATCAAGCTCTTCTGGGCGAACATAGACAAGTTGTGCCGGGCGATTCTGATTGTGGGAACGCGCCGCCAGTTCGACAAGGGAGAATTTGAATACAAGCGCCAGGTGGTCGACAAGCACCGCCAGATTGTGGCCGCCCTGAAGGAAGGCAGCAATGAGGAGATTCTGGCTGCGCTTCGCAATCACTTTCACTATAACAGCTGGATTGATAAAAAAGAATTCTGA
- a CDS encoding 5-deoxy-glucuronate isomerase: MELKFTAPSAPGLHRIVGRENSCLEVLELFVLNLASGGAQTIELEGSEASLVCIEGKLRVTAASSEYMLLPGDGLYVPRGQTVRVEGVSEQSRLVMATAEAWSDAEYIYADYGSAYREKEVHGRYNYTRDIANLLTRSDRASRIVTGITTGQDGAWTSWPPHHHSDTLEEIYFYFDIPADGFGVHVGMLLDGTEQAEIVRSGDAVIIPSGYHPTVASPGARMKYVWFLGAKGSEEDRRAPSEDHPIYR; encoded by the coding sequence ATGGAGCTGAAATTTACTGCGCCAAGCGCGCCGGGACTGCACCGGATCGTCGGACGCGAGAACAGCTGCCTGGAAGTGTTGGAGCTGTTCGTGCTGAACCTGGCTTCAGGCGGGGCGCAAACCATTGAGCTGGAGGGCAGCGAGGCAAGCCTGGTCTGCATCGAAGGCAAGCTACGGGTGACGGCTGCAAGCAGCGAGTACATGTTATTGCCGGGGGACGGCCTGTATGTTCCGAGAGGCCAAACGGTCAGGGTTGAAGGCGTCTCTGAACAATCCAGGCTCGTCATGGCAACGGCTGAAGCATGGAGCGACGCGGAGTATATTTATGCGGATTACGGCAGCGCATACCGGGAGAAGGAAGTCCACGGGAGGTATAACTATACCCGTGATATCGCGAATCTGCTGACCCGTTCCGACCGGGCGAGCCGCATAGTAACAGGCATCACCACAGGGCAGGATGGAGCCTGGACCAGTTGGCCGCCGCATCATCATTCCGACACACTGGAGGAAATCTACTTCTATTTCGATATTCCCGCAGACGGCTTCGGTGTTCATGTGGGAATGCTGTTGGACGGAACCGAGCAGGCGGAGATCGTCCGTTCGGGCGATGCGGTCATTATTCCGAGCGGCTATCATCCTACGGTGGCGTCGCCGGGCGCGCGAATGAAATATGTCTGGTTTCTGGGAGCCAAGGGAAGCGAAGAGGATCGCCGGGCTCCGTCCGAGGATCACCCTATTTACAGGTGA
- a CDS encoding DMT family transporter, which yields MGKYRTYLFLILANLFWAGNYVFGKYVVAEMTPVQMTFSRWLIAVFLLFPIAQFVERPNWKSVLKEWKILLLMSVLGLVGYNFLLYEALRFTTSMNAALVNAMNPALIVLFSSFFLREKISLAKGVGLLVSLLGVLLVLTKGQLQLIFQTEYNLGDLLMLAAILVWTFYSILGRKMKGLPPISATAVSALLGLVLVLPFFLASGMKLPLSHQATLGILYIGLFPSVGSFIFWNASIREIGASRAGIYLNLITVFTAILSMLLGNPVTLAQVLGGLLVFAGVYITGRKDKGVRSYIK from the coding sequence ATGGGCAAGTACCGTACTTATCTGTTTTTAATTTTGGCTAATCTGTTCTGGGCGGGAAATTATGTGTTCGGCAAGTATGTGGTGGCGGAGATGACGCCGGTGCAGATGACGTTTTCTAGATGGCTGATCGCGGTGTTTCTGTTGTTTCCAATCGCACAGTTCGTGGAACGCCCGAACTGGAAGAGCGTCTTGAAAGAGTGGAAGATCTTGCTGCTCATGTCCGTACTGGGCCTGGTCGGCTATAACTTTTTGCTATACGAGGCGCTGCGGTTTACGACCTCCATGAACGCCGCGCTCGTCAATGCGATGAATCCGGCGCTGATCGTGTTGTTCTCTTCCTTTTTTCTCCGGGAAAAAATCTCGCTTGCCAAAGGTGTGGGACTGCTGGTATCGCTGCTCGGCGTGCTGCTGGTGCTGACCAAAGGGCAGCTTCAGTTGATTTTTCAGACCGAATACAATCTCGGCGATCTGCTGATGCTGGCCGCGATTCTCGTATGGACGTTCTATTCGATCCTGGGACGGAAAATGAAAGGGTTGCCTCCAATCTCAGCTACTGCGGTTTCCGCTCTGCTGGGGCTAGTGCTCGTTCTTCCTTTCTTCCTGGCTTCGGGCATGAAGCTGCCGCTGAGTCACCAGGCAACCTTGGGCATTCTGTATATCGGCCTTTTTCCTTCGGTGGGGTCATTTATTTTCTGGAACGCGTCGATCCGCGAGATCGGGGCCAGCCGGGCGGGGATTTATCTGAATCTGATCACGGTGTTTACGGCCATTCTCAGCATGCTGCTCGGCAATCCGGTCACGCTTGCGCAGGTGCTCGGCGGGCTGCTTGTATTTGCTGGGGTATACATAACCGGGAGAAAAGACAAAGGGGTAAGAAGCTATATAAAATGA
- the kduD gene encoding 2-dehydro-3-deoxy-D-gluconate 5-dehydrogenase KduD: MDLSDFSLEGKLAVVTGGNRGLGQGMAIALAKAGADIVSVQRSGESPETLALVEALGRRCYAVACDLAELQTGEDLAANIEDQFGPVDILVNNAGIQRRHPAEQFPLEEWDLVMQVQLRSVFMLCQAFGKRMLERGSGKIINIASLLSFSGGLTVPAYAAAKGGVAQLTKALANEWSSRGVNVNAIAPGYMATEMNTALIGDSVRSGQIMDRIPAKRWGSPEDMGGTAVFLASEAARYIHGQIICVDGGWMAR; the protein is encoded by the coding sequence ATGGATTTATCTGATTTTTCACTGGAAGGAAAACTGGCAGTCGTTACCGGAGGCAACAGGGGGCTTGGACAGGGCATGGCGATCGCGCTGGCCAAGGCCGGAGCGGATATCGTATCCGTTCAGCGAAGCGGGGAGTCCCCGGAAACTTTGGCTTTGGTGGAAGCGCTGGGCCGCCGCTGTTATGCGGTCGCCTGCGATTTGGCAGAGCTGCAGACGGGGGAAGATCTTGCCGCAAATATTGAGGATCAATTCGGTCCTGTCGATATTCTGGTCAATAACGCGGGTATTCAGCGCCGCCATCCGGCAGAGCAATTTCCATTAGAAGAATGGGACCTGGTAATGCAGGTTCAGCTTCGCTCGGTGTTCATGCTGTGCCAGGCATTTGGGAAACGCATGCTCGAAAGAGGCTCTGGCAAAATCATCAATATCGCCTCTCTCTTGTCCTTCTCCGGCGGCTTGACCGTGCCCGCCTATGCGGCAGCGAAGGGAGGGGTCGCCCAGTTGACCAAGGCATTGGCCAATGAATGGTCCTCCCGCGGAGTGAATGTCAATGCCATTGCACCCGGTTATATGGCGACGGAGATGAATACTGCCCTAATCGGCGATTCGGTCCGCAGCGGGCAGATTATGGACCGGATTCCAGCCAAACGCTGGGGTTCGCCGGAGGACATGGGCGGAACTGCTGTCTTTCTCGCTTCCGAAGCAGCGCGTTATATTCACGGACAGATCATTTGCGTGGACGGAGGCTGGATGGCAAGATAG